Proteins encoded within one genomic window of Desulfovibrio sp. X2:
- a CDS encoding ferredoxin family protein, with protein sequence MSKKAKGQTEITIYPDWCKGCGICVEFCPAKVLAIGKDGKARAVKPEECINCGFCERHCPDFAISVRARGRKRRLSECLENGHELPEGTK encoded by the coding sequence ATGTCGAAAAAAGCAAAAGGGCAGACCGAGATCACCATCTATCCGGACTGGTGCAAAGGCTGCGGCATATGCGTGGAGTTCTGTCCGGCCAAGGTCCTGGCCATCGGCAAGGACGGCAAGGCCCGGGCAGTGAAGCCCGAGGAGTGCATCAACTGCGGCTTCTGCGAACGGCACTGCCCCGACTTCGCCATCTCGGTGCGCGCCCGCGGCCGCAAGCGCAGGCTCTCCGAATGCCTCGAAAACGGCCATGAACTGCCCGAAGGCACGAAAT